In one window of Fulvia fulva chromosome 5, complete sequence DNA:
- a CDS encoding putative glucan endo-1,3-beta-glucosidase eglC, whose protein sequence is MRAFSAIAALATVIPSAVAYYQGFNVGANNPDGSCKTQEQWTTAFNKLKGLPQQIQSVRLYASSDCNTLANAVPAALNTGTKILVGVWTEDSAHYTAEKNALETAINQHGTGWILAVSVGSEDLYRGDTTASALASQIYDVRGMVHQWAPAVEVGHVDTWNAWVDSANDDVIRACDFVGFDGYPYWQDASIDNAYDVFFESYQNTLDHVNSVKSGTWVWITETGWPITGDTQGAAVPSVQNAQKFWRSVACQLFQQVHVFWYAYQDYNDKPSFGVFDSNGNAIYDLYGC, encoded by the exons ATGCGTGCATTTTCAGCCATTGCTGCATTAGCAACCGTCATTCCTTCTGCTGTTGCATACTACCAAGGGTTCAACGTTGGTGCTAACAACCCAGATGGCTCGTGCAAGACCCAGGAACAGTGGACCACTGCCTTCAACAAACTGAAAGGCCTCCCACAGCAAATCCAGTCTGTCCGCCTTTACGCTTCAAGCGACTGCAACACCCTCGCCAACGCCGTTCCCGCAGCCCTGAACACGGGAACTAAGATCCTGGTCGGAGTTTGGACGGAGGACAGCGCTCACTACACCGCCGAGAAGAACGCACTTGAGACTGCCATCAACCAACACGGCACTGGCTGGATCCTTGCCGTCTCCGTGGGCTCGGAGGACTTGTATCGCGGTGACACGACTGCCAGCGCATTGGCTTCGCAGATCTATGATGTTCGTGGCATGGTCCACCAGTGGGCTCCAGCTGTTGAGGTTGGGCATGTTGACACCTGGAATGCATGGGTCGACAGCGCGAACGACGATGTAATTCGAGCATGCGACTTCGTGGGCTTCGATGGGTACCCATACTGGCAGGACGCATCTATCGATAATGCATACGACGTCTTCTTCGAGTCTTACCAGAACACTCTTGACCACGTCAACTCTGTGAAGAGCGGGACTTGGGTTTG GATCACTGAGACTGGGTGGCCTATCACTGGCGATACGCAAGGTGCGGCGGTGCCATCAGTCCAAAACGCCCAAAAGTTCTGGCGTTCTGTGGCTTGCCAGCTCTTCCAGCAGGTACAC GTCTTCTGGTACGCATACCAAGATTACAACGACAAACCATCCTTTGGCGTATTCGACAGCAATGGCAATGCCATCTACGATTTGTACGGGTGCTAA
- a CDS encoding Putative heme-binding peroxidase has product MSQPGDYASVRKDIASLLKQPECDNGSAGPVLVRLAWHSAGTYDAETDTGGSNGAGMGYEAEGGDPANAGLQHARVFLEPLKDKHSWITYADLWTLAGVEAIKQMGGPAMPWQPGRTDYVDDSKLPSRGRLPDGALGGDHLRHIFYRMGFNDQEIVALSGAHNLGRCHADRSGFDGAWVNNPTRFSNTYFKLILDRDWREKILDNGVRQFVYYDEDAEEELMMLPTDLALLGDKSFRPWVELYAKDKDRFSADFSKVFAKLIELGIRRDASGKVVNTDNVLGGYHAAPKKPAQPGKDDGVDRYGEAEPLRKQNHEHQIRARL; this is encoded by the exons ATGTCCCAGCCTGGTGACTACGCCTCCGTCCGCAAAGACATCGCCTCCCTCCTCAAGCAACCCGAATGCGACAATGGTTCTGCAGGTCCAGTACTCGTTCGTCTAGCTTGGCACAGCGCTGGCACTTACGATGCGGAAACAGACACGGGCGGTAGCAATGGCGCAGGCATGGGATATGAAGCAGAAGGAGGCGATCCAGCCAACGCAGGTCTACAACATGCGCGTGTCTTCCTCGAGCCGCTGAAGGACAAGCACTCATGGATAACCTACGCGGACCTGTGGACCCTGGCAGGAGTCGAAGCTATCAAGCAGATGGGAGGGCCTGCGATGCCGTGGCAGCCTGGGAGGACAGACTATGTTGATGATAGCAAGTTGCCGAGTCGAGGAAGGCTGCCGGATGGTGCTCTAGGAGGAGATCATCTCAGGCACATCTTCTACCGGATGGGCTTCAACGACCAGGAAATTGTCGCGCTCAGTGGTGCGCACAACCTCGGGAGATGCCATGCAGATCGTAGTGGCTTCGATGGCGCATGGGTCAATAATCCAACTCG CTTCAGCAACACATACTTCAAACTCATCCTCGACCGCGACTGGCGCGAAAAGATCCTGGACAACGGCGTGCGGCAATTTGTCTACTACGACGAAGACGCCGAGGAGGAACTCATGATGTTACCTACCGACCTCGCGCTGCTTGGAGACAAGAGCTTCCGTCCATGGGTGGAGCTATACGCCAAGGACAAGGATCGATTCTCCGCAGACTTCTCGAAAGTGTTCGCAAAATTGATCGAGCTTGGCATCAGAAGAGACGCGAGTGGGAAGGTCGTCAATACCGATAATGTCCTTGGAGGTTATCATGCTGCACCGAAGAAGCCTGCGCAGCCTGGGAAGGATGATGGTGTGGATCGCTATGGCGAGGCGGAGCCGTTGCGGAAGCAGAATCATGAACATCAGATAAGAGCGAGGTTGTGA
- a CDS encoding Elsinochromes biosynthesis cluster protein HP1, translated as MISKNECFELIVNGTVVKPDADISGPGVLIAFVFSAGATLLATLIAYAFGLVDDGLLRPVDRLVLRAPSRASKHLQLHVALRKAVLALSDQQIVTGIAILGAGFNGLRSGTISVYHFQTVIYLAWMSSSVHLSALTLLRPYLHSHKGVMWWRVAGMLTLLVMLLVALVPTVSNDWMILSNNDAGTYGSTKSALGVPAICYWGETWGVGRNPDSIMSFVVLIVSYIWKMGGLFMPVRSRLETWFRNPCDHVLERLLTAVARKHERHGGVVWRWVFRSGLAIYLPLTAFLETLGSFSAALWLSVLGFIYGGLQILVPRALVQQLDSNVQANEDSFGFGQLMPLILLVQPLGAISEHFGLKKGTEDEALYNDRGTSDRYTAAVASLSSSPHAIGIPEQPFLHFMASYRAAPIKEQTPERMQLKALLYTSTLFHLLIWLTHAGVLGTAIIVFYVDYFTIGYQSAGNWQYIGFGVVAWLAFTPLVTLVLSPFSRLGRRMKCGLHGNANEVQMQAMEACQKDDASSCSPLTGDLEQRTGFGKRWTPPNLQVNTQTGQVDTNSLTITPTRPVNGSKEGEVWASEWRRRSIAQGNSPRSPKTA; from the coding sequence ATGATCAGCAAGAATGAGTGCTTCGAGCTCATCGTTAATGGCACTGTCGTCAAGCCGGATGCCGATATCAGTGGACCTGGAGTACTCATTGCCTTCGTCTTCAGTGCTGGCGCGACCCTTCTAGCCACCCTTATCGCGTACGCCTTTGGGTTAGTGGATGATGGCCTACTACGTCCAGTTGACCGATTAGTGCTACGAGCACCATCTCGAGCTTCGAAGCACCTCCAACTCCATGTCGCGCTTCGTAAGGCTGTCCTCGCCCTCAGCGACCAGCAGATCGTGACTGGTATTGCTATCCTGGGAGCTGGATTCAATGGACTTCGATCTGGAACCATATCCGTCTATCACTTTCAGACAGTCATATACTTGGCCTGGATGTCGAGCAGCGTGCATCTGTCTGCGTTGACGCTACTACGGCCATACTTACACTCTCACAAAGGTGTCATGTGGTGGAGAGTGGCCGGCATGTTGACACTACTTGTCATGCTCCTGGTGGCCTTGGTGCCAACTGTGTCTAACGACTGGATGATCTTGTCAAACAACGATGCTGGTACCTACGGTAGCACGAAGTCTGCTCTGGGAGTGCCTGCGATATGCTATTGGGGCGAGACGTGGGGAGTGGGCAGAAATCCAGACTCGATCATGTCATTCGTGGTGCTCATCGTCAGCTACATCTGGAAGATGGGTGGCTTGTTCATGCCCGTGCGATCAAGATTGGAGACATGGTTTCGTAATCCCTGCGATCACGTTCTGGAGAGGTTGCTGACTGCCGTGGCACGCAAGCATGAGCGACACGGCGGCGTTGTTTGGCGCTGGGTATTCCGATCTGGCCTTGCTATTTACTTACCATTGACTGCGTTCCTTGAGACACTGGGCTCTTTCTCCGCGGCACTCTGGCTTTCCGTGCTGGGCTTCATTTATGGCGGGCTGCAGATCTTGGTTCCTCGTGCTCTGGTACAGCAGCTCGATTCTAACGTACAAGCGAATGAAGATTCATTCGGCTTTGGCCAGCTGATGCCACTGATATTGCTGGTACAACCGCTTGGTGCTATCTCCGAGCACTTTGGTCTCAAGAAAGGCACCGAAGATGAGGCTCTCTACAACGACCGGGGCACCTCCGATCGGTACACTGCCGCGGTGGCTAGCCTTTCCAGCAGTCCACACGCTATCGGCATACCAGAACAGCCTTTCTTACATTTCATGGCCTCATATCGGGCGGCTCCCATAAAGGAGCAGACACCTGAGCGTATGCAACTGAAAGCTCTGCTCTACACATCGACGCTCTTCCACTTGCTCATATGGCTGACACACGCTGGAGTTCTGGGGACTGCTATCATAGTCTTCTACGTCGACTATTTCACAATCGGATATCAGTCTGCGGGCAATTGGCAATACATCGGTTTTGGGGTCGTAGCATGGCTCGCATTCACTCCCCTTGTCACTTTGGTGTTATCGCCCTTCAGCAGACTTGGTCGACGCATGAAATGCGGTCTACATGGAAATGCGAACGAGGTCCAGATGCAGGCCATGGAGGCATGTCAAAAAGACGATGCCAGTTCTTGCTCGCCTTTGACGGGAGACCTCGAGCAACGGACAGGCTTTGGGAAAAGATGGACACCACCAAATCTGCAAGTCAATACGCAAACTGGCCAGGTCGATACAAACAGTCTCACCATCACACCGACACGACCAGTCAATGGAAGCAAAGAAGGTGAAGTATGGGCATCAGAATGGAGACGCAGATCCATCGCACAGGGTAATTCTCCTAGAAGTCCCAAAACCGCTTAA
- a CDS encoding High-affinity nickel transport protein nic1 — protein sequence MESGREWSPMLARLKKTAGQYHERIPWIRRLPAPAVGIIVLLAVVQVVVWIAVGIVLHFHTALISTAVLSYTLGLRHALDADHISAIDLMTRRLVASGQRPVTVGTFFSLGHSTIVIVTSIVVAASSAAIQDRFGSFSEVGGIIGSSVSAAFLIILGAMNAWILYKLYQQLHKAIASPIGQESLDFSFEGGGCMTMLLRRTFKLVDKPWKMYPLGVLFGLGFDTSSEVALLGISSIQAAQGTSIWLILIFPILFTSGMCLLDTFDGAAMMSLYTSARLAKDAIAVLYYQCVLTAVTVTVAIAIGVLQLLTMIHNVRPDFTGPFWDGVDVAGDNYDIIGGSICGSFVVFGLLSVLLYKPWRRRIDRKREAGVLEDGERNSSELGRVERLDDEQLVDTSLGLSTGDWREDTGKQGDVKTGVKPIGESSGGIN from the coding sequence ATGGAGTCTGGACGGGAATGGTCGCCGATGCTGGCAAGGCTGAAGAAGACAGCGGGGCAATACCACGAACGCATACCATGGATTCGCCGGCTTCCAGCTCCTGCAGTGGGCATAATCGTACTTCTTGCAGTGGTCCAGGTCGTTGTCTGGATAGCGGTCGGCATCGTATTGCACTTTCACACTGCGCTCATATCAACTGCAGTGCTCTCATACACTCTGGGACTACGACATGCATTGGACGCGGATCACATATCAGCAATTGACCTCATGACTCGGCGTCTGGTAGCTTCCGGCCAACGACCGGTCACTGTGGGAACGTTCTTCTCACTAGGACACTCGACCATTGTTATCGTCACATCAATTGTTGTAGCTGCCAGCTCTGCAGCAATTCAGGACCGCTTCGGGTCTTTCTCCGAGGTCGGCGGTATTATTGGTTCATCCGTATCAGCGGCATTTCTGATTATACTCGGAGCGATGAATGCGTGGATTCTGTATAAGCTGTATCAGCAGCTTCACAAGGCCATTGCCTCGCCCATCGGCCAGGAAAGCCTCGACTTTTCGTTTGAGGGTGGTGGTTGCATGACGATGCTGCTTCGCCGGACATTCAAGCTGGTAGACAAGCCTTGGAAGATGTATCCTTTGGGCGTACTATTCGGTCTGGGATTCGATACATCATCTGAGGTCGCTCTACTCGGCATCTCCTCCATCCAGGCAGCACAAGGAACCTCCATCTGGCTCATCCTCATCTTCCCGATTCTCTTCACTTCGGGCATGTGTCTGCTGGACACTTTTGATGGCGCAGCAATGATGTCGTTGTACACCTCTGCCCGACTTGCCAAGGACGCCATCGCCGTGCTGTACTACCAATGCGTATTGACCGCAGTCACAGTGACGGTAGCGATTGCGATTGGTGTCCTGCAGCTTCTGACCATGATCCACAACGTTCGTCCGGATTTTACAGGACCTTTCTGGGACGGTGTCGATGTTGCTGGTGACAACTATGATATCATCGGTGGCAGCATATGTGGCAGTTTCGTTGTGTTCGGGCTGTTGTCGGTGTTACTGTATAAGCCGTGGAGGAGGAGAATCGATCGCAAGAGGGAGGCCGGCGTGCTGGAAGATGGCGAACGAAACTCCTCGGAATTGGGGAGGGTGGAGCGACTGGACGACGAGCAGCTTGTTGACACTTCGCTGGGTCTTTCGACTGGTGACTGGCGGGAGGACACCGGAAAGCAAGGAGATGTCAAGACTGGTGTGAAACCGATAGGTGAGAGCTCAGGTGGTATTAACTGA
- a CDS encoding Putative 3-oxoacyl-[acyl-carrier-protein] synthase, mitochondrial, whose product MRRVVVTGLGAITPLGAGIEQTWRRLLDSQSGIVSTCSRGPQFEALPSRVAGLVPAGSREDGAWQAKDWLPASEERQMALFAQYALACAQEALDDAGWHPTKQDDLEATGVTMGSGIGNLDEAYSTSVAFHEGGYRKVSPLFVPRLLINLAAGHVSIKYGFRGPNHAATTACTTGLHAVGDASRLIAFGDANVMVAGGAESCIHPLAIAGFARARSLATDWNDNPAASSRPFDRARAGFVIGEGAGVMILEELEHAKARDAKIYAEIKGYGLSSDAYHMTAPKVDGSGAYLAMKQALKHAQIKPEQVDYINAHATSTRLGDAAENRAVKTLLLGEYGKHRASQINVSSTKGAIGHLLGAAGAVEAIFSALSVYENTLPPTLNLDSPGDPAGDFICNYVAKQAQQQTVNVALTNSFGFGGTNASLCFVKYTGT is encoded by the exons ATGAGAAGAGTCGTTGTCACTGGACTGGGCGCCATCACGCCGCTTGGAGCTGGTATCGAACAGACATGGCGTCGCCTCTTGGACTCGCAAAGCGGCATTGTGTCGACATGCTCCCGAGGGCCACAGTTTGAAGCACTGCCCAGTCGCGTTGCTGGTCTCGTGCCGGCCGGAAGCCGCGAGGATGGAGCATGGCAGGCGAAAGACTGGCTACCAGCAAGTGAAGAACGGCAGATGGCCCTGTTCGCTCAGTATGCCCTAGCTTGTGCCCAAGAGGCACTCGACGACGCTGGATGGCATCCGACGAAGCAAGACGATCTCGAAGCCACTGGTGTCACTATGGGCTCAGGCATTGGCAACCTCGACGAAGCTTACAGCACTTCTGTAGCCTTCCACGAGGGTGGCTACCGCAAAGTGTCGCCTCTATTCGTACCAAGACTGCTCATCAATCTTGCTGCGGGCCATGTCTCCATCAAGTATGGCTTCAGAGGACCGAACCACGCCGCGACCACAGCATGTACCACTGGTCTGCACGCCGTTGGAGATGCGTCAAGACTTATAGCTTTTGGAGATGCCAATGTGATGGTTGCTGGAGGGGCCGAGTCGTGCATCCATCCTCTGGCCATCGCTGGATTCGCCAGAGCAAGAAGCTTGGCAACAGACTGGAATGACAATCCGGCGGCATCTTCGCGACCTTTCGATAGAGCCAGAGCTGGCTTCGTAATTGGAGAAGGCGCTGGAGTGATGATCCTGGAG GAACTGGAGCACGCAAAGGCTCGTGATGCTAAGATCTATGCCGAGATCAAGGGCTATGGACTTTCTTCAGATGCCTACCATATGACAGCTCCGAAAGTGGACGGCTCTGGCGCTTACCTGGCCATGAAACAAGCCTTGAAGCATGCTCAAATCAAGCCCGAGCAAGTTGATTACATCAATGCTCATGCAACTTCAACACGCTTGGGCGATGCTGCTGAGAACCGCGCGGTCAAGACTTTGCTGCTTGGTGAGTATGGCAAGCACAGAGCATCGCAAATCAACGTTAGCAGCACTAAAGGAGCCATTGGCCATCTACTCGGAGCGGCAGGCGCGGTCGAGGCGATTTTCAGTGCACTATCTGTTTACGAA AACACGCTGCCGCCGACATTGAACCTTGACAGTCCAGGAGATCCAGCCGGGGATTTTATCTGCAACTATGTCGCAAAGCAAGCCCAGCAGCAGACTGTCAACGTTGCTTTGACCAACAGCTTTGGCTTTGGTGGCACAAATGCCAGTCTATGTTTCGTGAAGTATACCGGCACCTGA
- a CDS encoding Sister chromatid cohesion protein pds5, with product MPRARRNKEPSPRPEESEVEVEVDENGNDDGVDDEMDVDQSSAAHTLQFDEAVTWRAGRPIPVADLLRRLQTLYEELKDVDQEDADRKTISPKAQELASPLLLGHKDGGVKAWTLLCIVEMFRLLAPDAPYKSSQLKDIFNLVVSTFVPALANPTDAYNAQHLKIVESLNSIKSIVLLVDVPGADQLMLNLFTNCFDVLAGTMKGSSGEQLSKNVEFNLTGMLVTLIDEATVLPPGVLEVMLAQFLRADPSLQASKKGEAQKDVTLREVPAPYNMARSVCNSCHEKMGRYIGSYFNTVMIDATEAISTAKPTKTKTKKRAHDDSDNESDSGLISRPSEKDMEEVAKAHRLLRELWRSCPDVVRNVIPQIEAELGAESISLRTLAVQTVGDMVSGIGAAGPPPPAPLEPAAYPSQSLAVSSPVVQNVLLRPAAPQSFSSVYSTAYELFFSRGRDKSAQVRSAWATEVGRILVTSGGGKGLDRDQEAGLVKGLSDMLMDQDDKVRLAAVQAVATFDYHTIIQKLGSAGGTTTEGSVLANLTDRIKDQKQPVRSAAIQLAGRIWGVAAGAIVEGNERARELVGTIPSRILDAFYVNDRTLNADVQLALHESLLPVGFPGFKPKAAASSDSQRVNDSQGEDTPDPDRIRVERTLALVRDLESKAQQVFFALQVHQASKATYLVKILDEAETIKGDFDKKSNKDSTKQIDAWITALSAFFPDPSIAHLHLESFARHYDRRNYTLAKFATSQESEYRKVTNAMKELSKRLEGNVNTAKCLETVIPFLRSAAVLVYNRSHVPAIIEISRTDDKGLASAAQSVIAQIAEKAPQVFKVHVKDLCDTLKKGAPTPTSPNDPAAADSLKACAGFARKFPKELGQDREFYQAMTKFASQGTPPRAAKHAVTVVISAADKKDMYIKEIVKTCTKNFKVGSDGYLAKLASLGQLRLLAAHETEDQHEAIDEIATDVIGETIAGDQEDAPQLDDDDKLTAKLLSLKILVNSLRGQMSESQDEPWDDEVKAHAGRVFRLLNTLVEKEGELSKDGNSTPKHYRIQLRLAAAKLILKLCCHRALEKLFKYRDYNRLAKVAQDVKSEVRAGFNDTLKKYLSQGKLGRKYYGLLFLYAHEPSKSLKERTTTFLKSRVATLAKADAHGLEGVLSYFFSLLAHHQDFSIAIETDQEELAAYVLFYLKIVANEQNLPQLYNVALRLKSIQDGIDPEKSENLYILGEMSEAMMRYYAENKGWSLQITPAKVKMPSGIYAAMPNHAVAQEISDKTFLPEQLVDSLEDIVKEYLHPRKKRKTADSSTQRVSKKAKVSNGHAVKQEKVRKTPKAPKAPKPAKVSKMPKKRPLDDIPASERRKSARVSNAKSYADGGSSDDDDELEHWQEESGDDEANKENLTSTPPTSDPTPAAAPEKDATPKASKVTQKKKAAPIAKQLPSRGRSARAAKKKDEFDMPSDSEELSEAPSEMEA from the coding sequence ATGCCGCGCGCACGCAGAAACAAGGAGCCCAGCCCGCGACCCGAGGAGTCGGAGGTCGAGGTGGAGGTGGACGAGAACGGAAATGACGATGGAGTCGACGACGAGATGGACGTCGACCAGTCTTCAGCTGCACACACTCTACAGTTCGACGAGGCGGTTACATGGCGTGCTGGTCGCCCGATACCGGTGGCGGATCTGCTGCGGCGACTCCAGACACTCTATGAAGAGCTCAAGGACGTCGACCAGGAAGATGCCGACCGAAAGACGATATCACCCAAAGCACAAGAGCTGGCTAGTCCTCTGCTGTTGGGCCACAAAGATGGCGGAGTCAAGGCATGGACACTGCTGTGCATCGTTGAGATGTTCAGATTGCTCGCACCCGATGCGCCATACAAGTCCAGCCAGCTCAAGGACATCTTCAACCTGGTCGTGTCGACCTTCGTTCCGGCACTCGCGAACCCTACCGATGCGTACAACGCGCAGCATCTCAAGATTGTCGAGTCTCTCAACAGTATCAAGAGCATCGTCCTGCTGGTTGACGTGCCGGGAGCTGACCAACTGATGCTCAACCTCTTCACCAACTGCTTCGATGTGCTGGCAGGCACTATGAAGGGCAGCAGTGGCGAGCAGCTCTCGAAGAACGTCGAGTTCAATCTGACAGGCATGCTGGTGACATTGATCGATGAGGCTACGGTCTTGCCTCCTGGCGTGCTCGAAGTCATGTTGGCGCAATTCCTGCGAGCGGATCCCAGTCTGCAAGCAAGCAAGAAAGGCGAGGCGCAGAAAGATGTCACGCTGCGCGAAGTGCCTGCGCCTTACAACATGGCCCGGTCAGTATGCAACAGCTGTCACGAGAAAATGGGTCGCTACATTGGCAGCTACTTCAATACTGTCATGATCGATGCAACAGAGGCCATATCGACCGCGAAGCCGACCAAGACTAAGACCAAAAAGCGAGCTCATGATGACAGCGACAACGAGTCTGATTCTGGTCTTATTAGTCGTCCGTCAGAGAAGGACATGGAAGAAGTTGCAAAAGCGCATCGTTTGTTGCGCGAGCTGTGGAGATCATGTCCGGACGTGGTGCGCAATGTCATCCCGCAGATTGAAGCCGAGCTAGGGGCGGAAAGCATATCGCTTCGCACTTTGGCGGTTCAGACGGTTGGCGACATGGTGTCTGGCATTGGAGCAGCTGGACCTCCGCCACCAGCACCTCTCGAGCCTGCAGCATATCCATCCCAGAGCTTGGCTGTTAGCAGCCCTGTGGTCCAGAATGTGTTGCTCAGACCTGCAGCTCCCCAGTCTTTCTCTTCAGTCTACTCTACGGCATACGAATTGTTCTTCAGCCGCGGTCGAGACAAGTCTGCGCAGGTTCGAAGCGCATGGGCTACAGAAGTCGGTAGGATCTTGGTCACCTCTGGCGGAGGTAAGGGTCTCGACAGGGATCAAGAAGCAGGCCTAGTCAAAGGCTTATCGGACATGCTGATGGACCAAGACGACAAAGTACGACTTGCTGCAGTTCAAGCCGTGGCAACCTTCGACTATCACACAATCATACAAAAGCTTGGAAGCGCTGGCGGAACCACAACCGAAGGGTCCGTGCTGGCGAACCTGACGGATCGCATCAAGGATCAGAAGCAGCCAGTCCGTAGCGCTGCGATTCAGCTTGCAGGCCGGATATGGGGCGTCGCTGCCGGAGCCATTGTCGAGGGCAacgagcgagcacgagagctCGTCGGTACCATACCGTCCCGAATCCTCGATGCCTTCTACGTCAACGACCGCACACTCAATGCAGATGTACAGCTAGCATTGCACGAGTCACTGCTGCCGGTGGGGTTTCCCGGCTTCAAGCCAAAGGCTGCTGCGAGCAGCGACTCACAACGCGTGAATGACAGCCAAGGCGAAGACACACCTGATCCTGACAGGATTCGTGTCGAGCGAACACTGGCGTTGGTGCGTGATCTCGAGTCCAAAGCCCAGCAAGTCTTTTTTGCCTTGCAAGTACATCAAGCATCGAAAGCGACATACCTGGTGAAGATTCTAGACGAAGCCGAAACCATCAAGGGCGACTTTGACAAGAAAAGCAACAAGGATTCCACAAAGCAGATCGATGCCTGGATCACTGCTCTGTCGGCTTTCTTCCCAGATCCCTCAATTGCTCACCTCCATCTTGAATCATTCGCGAGACATTACGACCGCCGGAACTACACACTTGCAAAGTTCGCCACGTCGCAGGAAAGCGAGTACCGAAAGGTCACCAACGCCATGAAAGAGCTGAGTAAGAGACTTGAAGGCAATGTGAACACTGCGAAATGCCTCGAGACAGTGATACCATTCCTACGGTCCGCTGCAGTACTCGTCTACAACAGAAGTCACGTACCCGCCATCATCGAGATCTCGCGAACCGACGACAAAGGCCTTGCCTCCGCAGCGCAATCCGTGATCGCTCAGATCGCGGAGAAGGCACCACAAGTCTTCAAGGTCCACGTCAAAGACCTATGCGATACCTTGAAGAAGGGAGCACCCACACCTACGTCGCCGAATGATCCGGCAGCTGCAGATTCGCTGAAGGCTTGTGCTGGCTTCGCGAGGAAATTCCCCAAAGAGCTTGGTCAGGACAGAGAGTTCTACCAAGCAATGACCAAGTTCGCGTCTCAAGGAACACCGCCAAGGGCTGCAAAACATGCGGTCACGGTGGTGATCTCAGCTGCCGACAAAAAGGACATGTACATCAAGGAAATCGTCAAAACCTGTACGAAGAACTTCAAGGTGGGCAGCGATGGCTACTTGGCCAAGCTGGCGTCCCTTGGCCAACTACGTTTGCTTGCGGCGCACGAGACAGAAGATCAGCATGAAGCCATCGACGAGATTGCTACCGACGTCATTGGCGAGACAATTGCTGGAGACCAAGAAGATGCACCGCAGCTAGATGATGACGACAAACTTACCGCCAAACTGTTGTCCCTGAAGATCCTTGTGAACTCCCTGCGCGGTCAGATGAGTGAGTCGCAAGACGAGCCTTGGGATGACGAGGTTAAAGCCCATGCTGGTCGAGTGTTCCGGCTGCTGAACACCCTGGTCGAGAAAGAAGGAGAGCTTTCAAAAGACGGCAACTCGACGCCCAAGCACTATCGCATACAGCTGCGCTTGGCCGCTGCCAAACTCATTCTCAAGCTCTGCTGCCATAGGGCCTTGGAGAAGCTTTTTAAGTATCGAGACTACAACCGTCTGGCCAAGGTTGCCCAGGACGTGAAGTCGGAAGTCCGAGCAGGTTTCAACGATACCTTGAAGAAGTATCTAAGCCAAGGGAAGCTGGGGCGGAAGTATTACGGCCTTCTGTTCCTGTACGCACACGAACCTTCGAAATCTCTCAAGGAGCGCACCACAACTTTCCTCAAGTCTCGAGTTGCGACCCTAGCCAAGGCCGATGCACATGGGCTCGAAGGAGTGCTTTCCTACTTCTTCAGTCTCCTCGCACATCACCAGGACTTCTCAATCGCTATCGAAACAGATCAAGAAGAGCTTGCCGCGTATGTCCTGTTCTATCTCAAGATCGTTGCAAATGAGCAGAACCTGCCCCAGCTTTACAACGTTGCGCTCCGGCTCAAAAGCATCCAGGATGGCATCGACCCCGAGAAGAGCGAGAATCTCTACATCCTGGGAGAAATGTCCGAAGCCATGATGCGTTACTACGCCGAAAACAAAGGCTGGTCATTACAGATAACTCCAGCCAAGGTCAAAATGCCAAGCGGCATTTACGCTGCAATGCCAAATCATGCTGTGGCCCAGGAGATCTCAGACAAGACATTCCTGCCTGAGCAGTTGGTAGACAGCCTGGAAGACATCGTCAAAGAGTATTTGCACCCTCGTAAGAAACGCAAAACTGCTGATAGCTCGACCCAGAGAGTTTCGAAGAAAGCAAAGGTATCGAATGGCCACGCAGTGAAGCAGGAGAAAGTGCGCAAGACCCCGAAAGCACCAAAAGCGCCTAAGCCTGCAAAGGTATCCAAGATGCCGAAGAAGCGACCGCTTGATGACATCCCCGCATCAGAGCGGCGCAAGAGCGCTCGCGTATCCAACGCGAAGAGCTATGCCGATGGCGGCAGCAGCGACGATGATGATGAGCTTGAGCATTGGCAAGAAGAAAGCGGGGACGACGAAGCCAACAAGGAGAATCTCACGTCGACACCGCCTACGAGCGATCCGACACCAGCTGCTGCACCTGAGAAGGACGCAACGCCAAAAGCATCGAAGGTAACCCAAAAGAAGAAAGCTGCCCCGATAGCGAAGCAGCTGCCATCGAGGGGACGGTCAGCCCGGGCAGCAAAGAAGAAGGATGAGTTCGATATGCCGAGCGATAGCGAAGAGCTATCTGAGGCTCCCAGCGAGATGGAGGCTTGA